In the genome of Thunnus maccoyii chromosome 15, fThuMac1.1, whole genome shotgun sequence, one region contains:
- the erf gene encoding ETS domain-containing transcription factor ERF isoform X1, which produces MKTSSDSGFAFPEWAYKPESSPGSRQIQLWHFILELLRKEEYHDVIAWQGDYGEFVIKDPDEVARLWGARKCKPQMNYDKLSRALRYYYNKRILHKTKGKRFTYKFNFNKLVLVNYPFIDMGTGRGVPQSAPPVPTGGTHFRFPPSTPSDVLSSSEELRSPGMFSSVARRIARGSVSDCSDGTSTNSELEEAVGAEERGVGPDRAFRGLLPPRLPHDSLFRVYGGAPNPAGLPRPGHRVHPEPLSPFPVSPLPGPGGLLAPTLSPALSMTPTPHLSYTPSPSLSSPMLGSHFSFNPEDMKHYLQAHTQSVYNYHLSPRAFLHYPNIVIPQPHRPTPEKPAAHHLHGPPLPLSHSLSQQQGGGEDGQQHPSPFKFKLQPPPLGRKQRESGSSLASSSSSSSSGQSSLFTGSGQISSSALAAGPPKIKVEPISDIESEEEVEVTDISEEDELNHNEENDEGDIFTPTAYHHRHQLNNHYQANGTGGSPSAPPPHSNPEDDPDDDEEVFKTPATPPLGSGSLAFPLINLKSEPGQGLAAPISPGGTRCIPLKLRFKRRWSEDQKMEADGERDEAEDKKVRAEGEEEAEGKREEAGRRGGEVENGGGRSVILGLMLPPPPTQRRASSELQRATAQLSLENTGC; this is translated from the exons GGTTTGCCTTCCCAGAATGGGCCTACAAACCGGAGTCCAGCCCGGGCTCCAGGCAGATCCAGCTGTGGCACTTCATCCTGGAGCTGCTGAGGAAAGAGGAGTACCACGACGTCATCGCCTGGCAGGGAGACTACGGAGAGTTTGTCATCAAAGACCCGGATGAGGTGGCCCGCTTGTGGGGGGCCAGGAAGTGCAAACCACAGATGAACTACGACAAGCTCAGCCGAGCGCTAAG ATACTACTACAACAAGAGGATTCTCCACAAGACCAAAGGGAAGAGGTTCACCTACAAGTTCAACTTCAACAAACTAGTCCTGGTCAACTACCCCTTCATCGACATGGGCACTg GTCGAGGTGTTCCACAGAGTGCCCCTCCTGTTCCCACCGGAGGCACCCATTTCCGTTTCCCCCCTTCCACACCTTCAGACGTCCTGTCATCCAGCGAGGAGCTGCGCAGCCCGGGCATGTTCAGCAGCGTAGCCCGCCGTATAGCCCGCGGCTCCGTCAGCGACTGCAGCGACGGCACCTCCACCAACTCAGAGCTAGAAGAGGCCGTCGGGGCAGAGGAAAGAGGCGTAGGGCCTGACAGGGCTTTCAGGGGTCTGCTTCCTCCCCGCCTGCCTCACGATTCTCTCTTCAGGGTCTACGGCGGAGCCCCCAACCCAGCAGGGCTCCCCAGACCTGGCCACAGGGTCCACCCAGAGCCTCTATCCCCATTCCCTGTCTCCCCCCTGCCTGGCCCCGGGGGTCTACTGGCCCCGACTCTGTCCCCAGCCCTGTCCATGACCCCTACTCCCCACCTGTCCTacaccccctccccctccctgtCCTCTCCCATGTTGGGCTCCCACTTCTCCTTCAACCCGGAGGACATGAAGCACTACCTGCAGGCCCACACCCAGTCCGTCTACAACTACCACCTCAGTCCCCGAGCCTTCCTCCACTACCCCAACATTGTCATCCCTCAGCCCCACCGCCCCACCCCAGAGAAGCCGGCCGCCCATCACCTCCACGGCCCGCCCCTGCCACTCTCCCATTCGCTCAGCCAGCAGCAGGGAGGCGGGGAGGACGGGCAGCAGCACCCATCACCGTTCAAGTTCAAGCTGCAGCCGCCTCCACTCGGGCGCAAACAGAGGGAATCAGGGAGCTCattggcttcttcttcttcctcctcttcctccggCCAGTCCTCCTTGTTTACAGGATCTGGTCAGATAAGCAGCTCTGCCTTGGCTGCAGGGCCTCCTAAGATCAAG GTGGAGCCCATATCCGACATTGAGtcagaggaagaggtggaggtgaCTGACATCAGTGAGGAGGATGAGCTGAATCACAACGAGGAGAATGACGAAGGTGACATCTTCACCCCGACGGCTTATCACCATCGTCACCAGCTCAACAACCATTACCAAGCTAACGGGACCGGCGGCAGCCCCTCCGCCCCTCCACCACACAGTAACCCCGAGGATGACCCTGACGATGACGAGGAGGTCTTCAAGACACCCGCCACTCCACCTCTTGGCAGCGGCAGCCTGGCCTTCCCGCTGATCAACCTGAAGAGCGAGCCGGGTCAGGGACTAGCGGCTCCCATCAGCCCCGGAGGCACGCGCTGCATCCCGCTCAAACTCCGCTTCAAGCGTCGCTGGAGCGAAGACCAGAAGATGGAGGCGGACGGAGAAAGGGATGAGGCAGAGGATAAGAAAGTGAGGGccgagggagaggaggaagcgGAGGGCAAGAGAGAGGAAGCGGGGAGGAGAGGGGGCGAGGTGGAAAACGGGGGAGGAAGAAGTGTTATTTTGGGGTTGATGCTGCCACCGCCTCCCACCCAGCGCAGAGCGAGCTCGGAGCTGCAGAGGGCTACAGCGCAGCTGTCTCTGGAAAACACTGGCTGCTGA
- the erf gene encoding ETS domain-containing transcription factor ERF isoform X2, whose protein sequence is MKTSSDSEWAYKPESSPGSRQIQLWHFILELLRKEEYHDVIAWQGDYGEFVIKDPDEVARLWGARKCKPQMNYDKLSRALRYYYNKRILHKTKGKRFTYKFNFNKLVLVNYPFIDMGTGRGVPQSAPPVPTGGTHFRFPPSTPSDVLSSSEELRSPGMFSSVARRIARGSVSDCSDGTSTNSELEEAVGAEERGVGPDRAFRGLLPPRLPHDSLFRVYGGAPNPAGLPRPGHRVHPEPLSPFPVSPLPGPGGLLAPTLSPALSMTPTPHLSYTPSPSLSSPMLGSHFSFNPEDMKHYLQAHTQSVYNYHLSPRAFLHYPNIVIPQPHRPTPEKPAAHHLHGPPLPLSHSLSQQQGGGEDGQQHPSPFKFKLQPPPLGRKQRESGSSLASSSSSSSSGQSSLFTGSGQISSSALAAGPPKIKVEPISDIESEEEVEVTDISEEDELNHNEENDEGDIFTPTAYHHRHQLNNHYQANGTGGSPSAPPPHSNPEDDPDDDEEVFKTPATPPLGSGSLAFPLINLKSEPGQGLAAPISPGGTRCIPLKLRFKRRWSEDQKMEADGERDEAEDKKVRAEGEEEAEGKREEAGRRGGEVENGGGRSVILGLMLPPPPTQRRASSELQRATAQLSLENTGC, encoded by the exons AATGGGCCTACAAACCGGAGTCCAGCCCGGGCTCCAGGCAGATCCAGCTGTGGCACTTCATCCTGGAGCTGCTGAGGAAAGAGGAGTACCACGACGTCATCGCCTGGCAGGGAGACTACGGAGAGTTTGTCATCAAAGACCCGGATGAGGTGGCCCGCTTGTGGGGGGCCAGGAAGTGCAAACCACAGATGAACTACGACAAGCTCAGCCGAGCGCTAAG ATACTACTACAACAAGAGGATTCTCCACAAGACCAAAGGGAAGAGGTTCACCTACAAGTTCAACTTCAACAAACTAGTCCTGGTCAACTACCCCTTCATCGACATGGGCACTg GTCGAGGTGTTCCACAGAGTGCCCCTCCTGTTCCCACCGGAGGCACCCATTTCCGTTTCCCCCCTTCCACACCTTCAGACGTCCTGTCATCCAGCGAGGAGCTGCGCAGCCCGGGCATGTTCAGCAGCGTAGCCCGCCGTATAGCCCGCGGCTCCGTCAGCGACTGCAGCGACGGCACCTCCACCAACTCAGAGCTAGAAGAGGCCGTCGGGGCAGAGGAAAGAGGCGTAGGGCCTGACAGGGCTTTCAGGGGTCTGCTTCCTCCCCGCCTGCCTCACGATTCTCTCTTCAGGGTCTACGGCGGAGCCCCCAACCCAGCAGGGCTCCCCAGACCTGGCCACAGGGTCCACCCAGAGCCTCTATCCCCATTCCCTGTCTCCCCCCTGCCTGGCCCCGGGGGTCTACTGGCCCCGACTCTGTCCCCAGCCCTGTCCATGACCCCTACTCCCCACCTGTCCTacaccccctccccctccctgtCCTCTCCCATGTTGGGCTCCCACTTCTCCTTCAACCCGGAGGACATGAAGCACTACCTGCAGGCCCACACCCAGTCCGTCTACAACTACCACCTCAGTCCCCGAGCCTTCCTCCACTACCCCAACATTGTCATCCCTCAGCCCCACCGCCCCACCCCAGAGAAGCCGGCCGCCCATCACCTCCACGGCCCGCCCCTGCCACTCTCCCATTCGCTCAGCCAGCAGCAGGGAGGCGGGGAGGACGGGCAGCAGCACCCATCACCGTTCAAGTTCAAGCTGCAGCCGCCTCCACTCGGGCGCAAACAGAGGGAATCAGGGAGCTCattggcttcttcttcttcctcctcttcctccggCCAGTCCTCCTTGTTTACAGGATCTGGTCAGATAAGCAGCTCTGCCTTGGCTGCAGGGCCTCCTAAGATCAAG GTGGAGCCCATATCCGACATTGAGtcagaggaagaggtggaggtgaCTGACATCAGTGAGGAGGATGAGCTGAATCACAACGAGGAGAATGACGAAGGTGACATCTTCACCCCGACGGCTTATCACCATCGTCACCAGCTCAACAACCATTACCAAGCTAACGGGACCGGCGGCAGCCCCTCCGCCCCTCCACCACACAGTAACCCCGAGGATGACCCTGACGATGACGAGGAGGTCTTCAAGACACCCGCCACTCCACCTCTTGGCAGCGGCAGCCTGGCCTTCCCGCTGATCAACCTGAAGAGCGAGCCGGGTCAGGGACTAGCGGCTCCCATCAGCCCCGGAGGCACGCGCTGCATCCCGCTCAAACTCCGCTTCAAGCGTCGCTGGAGCGAAGACCAGAAGATGGAGGCGGACGGAGAAAGGGATGAGGCAGAGGATAAGAAAGTGAGGGccgagggagaggaggaagcgGAGGGCAAGAGAGAGGAAGCGGGGAGGAGAGGGGGCGAGGTGGAAAACGGGGGAGGAAGAAGTGTTATTTTGGGGTTGATGCTGCCACCGCCTCCCACCCAGCGCAGAGCGAGCTCGGAGCTGCAGAGGGCTACAGCGCAGCTGTCTCTGGAAAACACTGGCTGCTGA